The DNA region CGCGATTGCCGTGGTCGATGCTGCCGGTGGTGGCGTTGATCGGCCTGTGCATCGGCTGCTACACCTTCATCGATGGCCAGGCGTTGCGGCGCTGGTCGCATCCGCTGGATTACCTGGTGTGGGTCACGCTGCTCAGCGCCTGGCCGTTCCCGTTACTGGCGCTGGTGCGTAAGCGACCGGCCTTCATGTTGTTCTGGCGTGAACAGTGGCGACTGGGGTTGGCGGTCGGGTTTTGCGTGTTGTTCAGCTACGCTCTGGTGCTGTGGGCCATGCAGCTGGGCTCGATTGCCGAAGCGGCGGCATTGCGCGAGATCAGCGTGATCCTGGTGGTGCTGTTCGGCATGCGTTACCTGAAAGAACCTTTCGGCAGGCCACGGCTCTTAGCCTGTGGGCTGGTGCTGACCGGTATGCTGGTGATGAAGTTTTGACTGGAACTCGACTCTTGAAACTTGAAGAAGGGATTGCGTTATGACGGTTGCTCTGTGGTGCATTTTGATCGCGATTTTCCTGCCCTATATCTGCACGGGCATCGCCAGGGTCAGTGGCGGGTTCAGGCCGAAAGACAACCATGACCCCCGTGACTTTCTCGAGTCACTGAATGGTTTTGGCCGACGTGCGTATGCGGCGCATC from Pseudomonas sp. ACM7 includes:
- a CDS encoding EamA family transporter, whose translation is MLATALVLVAALLHAAWNTLIKFSAERLLVVACMDSVAMLFVALMLPFVALPPLDIWPWILASAAFELLYRYLLIQAYRVGDLGLVYPLMRGLSPLVVLALTLIFAGEVLTNQQIFGILLIPFGMLCLLWQGGGGARLPWSMLPVVALIGLCIGCYTFIDGQALRRWSHPLDYLVWVTLLSAWPFPLLALVRKRPAFMLFWREQWRLGLAVGFCVLFSYALVLWAMQLGSIAEAAALREISVILVVLFGMRYLKEPFGRPRLLACGLVLTGMLVMKF